From Flavobacterium sp. 102, a single genomic window includes:
- a CDS encoding acyl-CoA thioesterase translates to MTPKHPSESLTILTDLVLPSETNPLNNLFGGELLARMDRAASIAARRHSRRIVVTASVNHVAFNKAIPLGSVVTVEAKVSRAFTSSMEIFIDVWIEDRESGSRAKANEAIYTFVAVNETGNPVPVPAIEPETELEKSRFDAALRRKQLSLVLAGKMNPHDATELKALFV, encoded by the coding sequence ATGACTCCAAAACATCCTTCAGAATCTTTAACGATTTTAACCGATTTAGTTTTACCCAGTGAAACCAATCCACTGAACAATCTTTTTGGCGGTGAACTACTTGCCAGAATGGACAGAGCCGCGAGTATTGCTGCCCGAAGACATTCGCGTAGAATTGTGGTAACGGCTTCTGTAAATCACGTGGCCTTTAACAAAGCCATTCCTTTGGGAAGCGTTGTAACTGTGGAAGCCAAAGTTTCGAGAGCTTTCACTTCCTCGATGGAAATTTTTATTGATGTTTGGATTGAAGACCGAGAATCAGGAAGTAGAGCTAAGGCTAACGAAGCAATTTACACTTTTGTAGCGGTGAATGAAACCGGAAATCCAGTTCCTGTTCCGGCTATTGAACCGGAAACCGAGTTGGAAAAATCAAGATTTGATGCAGCACTTCGCAGAAAGCAATTGAGTCTGGTTTTGGCCGGGAAAATGAATCCACACGACGCCACCGAATTGAAAGCGTTATTTGTATAA